One Hominilimicola fabiformis DNA window includes the following coding sequences:
- a CDS encoding BlaI/MecI/CopY family transcriptional regulator has product MNLFESERKVMDVLWREGSITAGEIAKILNIDIGWNRNTTYTVINKCIKKGYISRGEDKFLCTPVITKDEVKNDELEELMKKYFDNSPVKLFTSVVNLADKQELKKMKKIIKNTANL; this is encoded by the coding sequence ATGAATTTGTTTGAATCTGAACGTAAGGTTATGGATGTTTTGTGGCGTGAGGGCAGTATAACCGCAGGTGAAATTGCAAAAATACTTAATATTGATATTGGCTGGAACAGAAACACTACATATACGGTGATAAATAAGTGCATAAAAAAGGGTTATATATCGCGTGGAGAGGATAAATTTCTTTGTACCCCTGTTATAACGAAAGATGAAGTAAAAAACGATGAATTGGAAGAATTGATGAAAAAATATTTTGATAATTCACCCGTAAAACTTTTTACTTCTGTTGTAAATTTGGCAGATAAACAGGAACTAAAGAAAATGAAGAAGATTATAAAAAATACCGCTAATCTTTAG
- the folE gene encoding GTP cyclohydrolase I FolE, with product MKKEFNHEKIKEAIRTILTELGDDPDREGLKDTPDRVAHMYDEIFEGMRYTNDEIAEMFNKCFEVDSNDLVIVKDIEVFSHCEHHLALMYNMHCHVGYIPNGKVIGLSKIARICDMVSKRLQLQERICSDIAEVIQKVCDTEDVIVVVEGEHSCMTARGIKARGAKTRTSAIRGLFDTDHELRNEFYQLIKD from the coding sequence ATGAAAAAAGAATTTAATCACGAAAAGATAAAAGAGGCTATACGCACAATTCTTACAGAACTTGGCGACGACCCCGACCGTGAGGGATTAAAGGATACTCCCGACCGCGTTGCGCATATGTATGACGAAATTTTTGAGGGTATGCGATACACCAATGACGAAATTGCTGAAATGTTTAACAAGTGCTTTGAGGTTGACTCAAACGACCTTGTAATCGTTAAAGATATTGAAGTTTTCAGTCACTGTGAACATCACCTTGCACTTATGTACAATATGCATTGCCACGTCGGATATATTCCGAACGGCAAGGTTATCGGTCTTTCAAAGATTGCCCGCATATGCGATATGGTTTCAAAAAGACTTCAGCTTCAAGAACGTATCTGCTCGGATATTGCCGAAGTTATTCAAAAGGTTTGCGATACTGAGGACGTAATCGTTGTTGTTGAGGGTGAGCATAGCTGTATGACAGCTCGCGGTATCAAGGCTCGCGGTGCTAAAACACGCACAAGTGCTATACGCGGTCTTTTTGACACCGACCACGAATTGCGTAATGAATTTTATCAATTAATAAAAGACTAA
- a CDS encoding radical SAM protein has product MKVIEIFDSIDGEGIRTGQCATFIRLAGCNLRCSYCDTVYSLFGEETPCEYTEMTVDEIISKVNMTYKRVTLTGGEPLVHTDSAELVSKLTEIGCDVNIETNGAVDIVDFLGKVPKSDNLFFTIDYKLPSSGMTDKMIWNNFINLRPCDVIKFVIGSDEDMNLTIDIVKKLKQVYTEMPHIYLGAVYGMYDAQKLVNIMLKEPVLCDATFQIQLHKVIWDPEERGV; this is encoded by the coding sequence ATGAAAGTAATCGAAATTTTTGACAGTATTGACGGCGAGGGCATACGAACAGGACAATGTGCAACATTTATACGCCTTGCAGGCTGTAACCTACGCTGTTCGTACTGCGATACGGTTTATTCACTGTTCGGTGAAGAAACGCCTTGTGAATATACTGAAATGACTGTTGATGAAATTATTTCAAAGGTGAATATGACTTACAAGCGTGTTACGCTTACAGGCGGTGAGCCTCTTGTTCATACCGACAGTGCGGAGCTTGTTTCAAAACTGACCGAAATCGGCTGTGATGTTAATATTGAAACGAACGGCGCAGTTGATATAGTTGATTTTCTCGGCAAAGTGCCGAAGTCGGATAATTTGTTTTTTACTATCGACTACAAACTTCCGTCAAGCGGTATGACCGACAAAATGATTTGGAATAATTTTATTAATCTACGGCCTTGCGATGTTATCAAATTCGTTATAGGCTCTGACGAAGATATGAACTTGACTATTGATATAGTCAAGAAGTTAAAACAAGTTTATACCGAAATGCCGCATATTTATCTCGGTGCGGTTTACGGAATGTATGACGCACAAAAACTTGTCAATATAATGCTTAAAGAGCCTGTGCTTTGTGACGCAACATTTCAAATTCAACTTCACAAGGTTATCTGGGATCCGGAAGAAAGAGGTGTTTAA
- the queD gene encoding 6-carboxytetrahydropterin synthase QueD: MYEVKKRFEISAAHKLDLDYDSKCTNFHGHNWIIDVYLQSETLDKNGMVLDFTHIKRKIQDKFDHKVINEVVPFNPTAENLAKYICDELAPFCYRVDVQESQDNIASYIKDDVKIKLL; encoded by the coding sequence ATGTACGAAGTAAAGAAAAGATTTGAAATAAGTGCGGCACACAAGTTAGACCTTGACTACGACTCAAAATGCACGAATTTTCATGGTCACAACTGGATAATTGACGTATATCTTCAAAGTGAAACTCTTGACAAAAACGGTATGGTTCTTGATTTTACACACATCAAACGCAAAATTCAAGACAAGTTTGACCACAAGGTTATTAATGAAGTTGTACCGTTCAATCCTACTGCCGAAAACTTGGCGAAATACATTTGCGATGAGCTTGCACCATTCTGTTATCGTGTTGACGTACAGGAAAGTCAGGACAACATTGCAAGCTACATCAAAGATGATGTTAAAATAAAACTATTATAA
- the queC gene encoding 7-cyano-7-deazaguanine synthase QueC: MKNRKALVVLSGGQDSTTCLFWAIDKFGKENVSAIGFDYGQRHKLELECADKICKKVGIPYEIVPTPIINQLSANSLTREDIPVEETKPEGAPPNTFVEGRNLLFLSYAAIYAKTHGITDLVTGVCETDFSGYPDCRDIFVKSLNVTINLAMDYNFVIHTPLMWLNKAETWKMADDLGVLDTIYNETLTCYNGVLGEGCGHCPSCTLRRRGYEQYMEMKKCTK; the protein is encoded by the coding sequence ATGAAAAACAGAAAAGCACTTGTTGTTTTATCGGGCGGTCAGGACAGTACAACTTGTCTGTTCTGGGCAATAGACAAATTTGGTAAAGAAAATGTATCTGCAATAGGTTTTGACTACGGTCAGCGTCACAAGCTTGAGCTTGAATGTGCAGACAAGATTTGTAAAAAAGTCGGTATTCCTTATGAAATCGTTCCGACGCCTATTATAAATCAGCTTTCCGCAAATTCACTTACGCGTGAAGATATTCCCGTTGAGGAAACAAAGCCGGAGGGTGCACCGCCGAATACATTTGTTGAGGGCAGAAACTTATTGTTTTTAAGCTATGCCGCTATATATGCAAAAACTCACGGCATAACAGACCTTGTAACAGGCGTATGCGAAACAGATTTTTCTGGTTATCCGGATTGTCGTGATATTTTCGTTAAATCTCTTAATGTTACAATCAATCTTGCTATGGATTACAATTTTGTTATCCACACACCGCTTATGTGGCTGAATAAGGCTGAAACTTGGAAAATGGCTGACGATTTGGGTGTACTTGACACTATTTACAACGAAACACTTACTTGTTATAACGGCGTACTCGGCGAAGGCTGCGGACACTGTCCGTCATGCACGCTCAGAAGACGCGGTTACGAACAATATATGGAGATGAAAAAATGTACGAAGTAA
- the queF gene encoding preQ(1) synthase → MPRNKEETEGLSLLGNKKTVYKDTYAPEVLETFVNKHQGNDYMVTFDCPEFTSLCPITGQPDFAKITINYIPNVKMVESKSLKLYLFSFRNQGDFHEDCINIIMKDLVKLMEPKYLEVKGIFTPRGGISIYPFANYGQPGTKYEKIAENRLFDSLK, encoded by the coding sequence ATGCCGAGAAACAAAGAAGAAACAGAGGGTTTATCACTTTTAGGTAACAAAAAAACAGTCTACAAGGACACATACGCACCGGAGGTACTTGAAACATTCGTAAACAAGCACCAAGGCAACGATTATATGGTAACGTTTGACTGTCCCGAATTTACGTCGCTTTGTCCAATCACAGGTCAGCCGGATTTTGCAAAAATCACTATCAACTATATTCCAAACGTGAAAATGGTTGAATCAAAATCATTAAAGCTGTATCTTTTCAGTTTCAGAAATCAAGGTGATTTTCACGAGGACTGTATCAATATTATAATGAAAGACCTTGTTAAACTTATGGAGCCGAAATATCTTGAAGTTAAAGGTATTTTCACACCGCGCGGCGGCATATCTATTTATCCGTTTGCAAACTACGGTCAACCGGGTACTAAATATGAAAAAATCGCTGAAAACAGATTGTTTGACAGCTTAAAATAA
- a CDS encoding prephenate dehydrogenase: MKVAIIGLGLIGGSIARRLRGFHNCTISAYNRTSETVLLAKQDGAIDEGSSDVGEVMDNADLIILCLYPQLNVDMVKNNLSHIKPGAVITDVSGVKGFMIDEMSKILPDNVDFIGAHPMAGREVGGYQSSTDTLFNKASFLITPTKKNKPENIALIRELAEYIGCKHVVTTTPEEHDAVIAYTSQLMHVVAVALCDNPMIERSTFFSAGSLRDCTRVAIINAQMWSELFVENKEQLVNRIHEMQASLGKIAEAVENSDREKLEEIMTHATSQKMKWLME; encoded by the coding sequence ATGAAAGTAGCAATAATTGGTTTGGGTTTAATCGGCGGTTCAATCGCACGCAGACTTCGCGGTTTTCACAACTGCACAATTTCCGCATACAACCGAACATCCGAAACTGTCTTACTTGCAAAGCAGGACGGTGCAATAGACGAAGGAAGTTCGGACGTAGGCGAAGTAATGGATAATGCTGATTTAATCATACTTTGTCTTTATCCGCAGCTTAATGTCGATATGGTTAAAAACAACTTGTCACACATCAAACCGGGTGCGGTTATAACAGACGTTTCCGGTGTTAAGGGTTTTATGATTGATGAAATGTCTAAAATACTTCCCGACAATGTGGACTTTATCGGCGCACATCCTATGGCAGGACGTGAAGTCGGCGGTTATCAAAGTTCGACCGACACACTTTTCAACAAAGCGTCATTTCTGATTACGCCGACAAAGAAAAACAAACCCGAAAATATTGCTCTTATTCGTGAGCTTGCCGAATATATCGGCTGTAAGCACGTTGTCACAACAACACCGGAAGAACATGACGCGGTAATCGCATACACAAGTCAGCTTATGCACGTTGTAGCCGTTGCTCTTTGCGACAATCCTATGATTGAACGTTCAACGTTTTTCAGTGCGGGAAGTTTGCGTGACTGTACAAGAGTCGCGATTATAAACGCTCAAATGTGGAGCGAACTTTTCGTTGAAAACAAGGAACAGCTTGTAAACAGAATACACGAAATGCAGGCAAGTCTCGGAAAGATTGCCGAAGCGGTCGAAAACAGTGACAGAGAAAAGCTTGAAGAAATTATGACTCACGCAACCTCTCAAAAAATGAAATGGTTAATGGAATAA
- a CDS encoding class I SAM-dependent methyltransferase: MWSADKWEQYRLIDSADGEKLEYWGDYLLRRPDPQAVWSLKSDKKLWNKADAWYHRSKSGGGKWEYLNKKLPERWTVNYRNLTFNIKPMGFKHTGLFPEQAVNWDWFSELIKKADRPIRVLNLFAYTGGATVAALEAGAEVVHVDASKGMVTWAKENVVSSGLGDRPVRYIVDDVVKFVQRENRRGRQYDAIIMDPPSYGRGPSGEVWKIENELYPLIEECMKILSDKPLFFLINSYTTGLSAQVLINVLSMTVGRKYGGKITADEIGLTMKSNNLVLPCGISGRWQE; the protein is encoded by the coding sequence ATGTGGAGTGCAGATAAATGGGAGCAGTACAGACTTATAGACAGTGCTGACGGAGAAAAACTTGAATATTGGGGAGATTATCTTTTAAGACGTCCCGACCCACAGGCAGTCTGGAGTTTGAAATCGGATAAAAAACTTTGGAATAAGGCTGACGCTTGGTATCACCGTTCAAAATCGGGCGGCGGAAAGTGGGAGTACTTGAATAAGAAACTTCCCGAGCGTTGGACTGTTAATTATCGCAATTTGACTTTTAATATAAAGCCTATGGGATTTAAGCATACAGGACTTTTTCCCGAACAAGCTGTAAATTGGGATTGGTTTTCAGAGCTTATAAAAAAGGCGGACAGACCTATAAGAGTACTTAACCTTTTTGCATATACAGGCGGTGCAACAGTTGCGGCACTTGAAGCAGGTGCGGAAGTTGTACACGTTGATGCGTCAAAGGGTATGGTAACTTGGGCGAAAGAAAATGTTGTGTCGTCGGGACTTGGCGACAGACCGGTAAGATATATTGTCGATGACGTTGTTAAATTCGTGCAGCGTGAAAACAGACGTGGTCGTCAGTATGACGCAATAATTATGGATCCGCCGTCATACGGCAGAGGTCCGTCGGGTGAGGTTTGGAAGATTGAAAATGAACTTTATCCGTTAATTGAAGAATGTATGAAAATTCTTTCGGATAAACCATTATTTTTCCTTATAAATTCATATACGACAGGTCTTAGCGCACAAGTGCTTATAAATGTACTCTCTATGACCGTAGGCAGAAAATACGGCGGTAAAATCACTGCCGATGAAATCGGACTTACAATGAAATCAAATAATCTAGTCCTCCCATGCGGTATCAGCGGACGCTGGCAAGAATAA
- a CDS encoding energy-coupling factor transporter ATPase, with product MIETKNLSFIYREEDMESGEIKEEKVLKDINIEIEKGSFTAILGHNGSGKSTLAKHFNAILLPSGGKVYVKGMDTADENNIFNIRQSAGMVFQNPDNQMVAALVEDEVAFAPENLGVEPKEIRRRVDECLEIVNMTKYAQSSPSKLSGGQKQRVAIASVLAMNPEILILDEPTAMLDPKGRSEVIKTIKMLNEEKDITVVLITHYMDEAAQADRTVVIDDGEIVLDGTPKEVFKNVEKLKSLGLDVPQVTELAYELRKMGIEISDDVLTVDECFDEIIRILGETKR from the coding sequence ATGATAGAAACAAAAAATCTTTCTTTTATTTACCGTGAAGAAGATATGGAAAGCGGAGAGATAAAAGAGGAAAAAGTTTTAAAGGATATTAACATTGAAATAGAAAAAGGTTCTTTTACCGCCATACTCGGTCACAACGGCAGCGGAAAATCAACTCTTGCAAAACATTTTAATGCTATACTTTTGCCGTCAGGCGGTAAGGTATATGTAAAGGGTATGGATACGGCTGACGAAAATAATATATTTAATATACGTCAGTCGGCAGGTATGGTTTTCCAAAATCCCGATAACCAAATGGTTGCGGCACTGGTTGAAGATGAGGTGGCGTTTGCACCCGAAAATCTCGGTGTTGAGCCTAAAGAGATACGCAGACGTGTTGACGAGTGTCTTGAAATAGTCAATATGACAAAGTATGCCCAGAGTTCACCGTCAAAGCTTTCGGGCGGTCAAAAGCAGAGAGTGGCGATTGCGTCGGTGCTTGCAATGAATCCCGAAATACTTATACTTGACGAGCCGACAGCAATGCTTGACCCAAAAGGCAGAAGTGAAGTTATAAAGACGATAAAAATGCTTAACGAAGAAAAAGACATCACAGTTGTGCTTATAACTCATTATATGGACGAAGCGGCACAGGCGGACAGAACCGTTGTTATTGACGATGGTGAAATTGTGCTTGACGGTACGCCGAAAGAAGTATTTAAAAATGTTGAAAAATTAAAGTCACTCGGTCTTGATGTTCCGCAGGTTACGGAACTTGCGTATGAACTTCGTAAAATGGGGATAGAAATTTCAGATGATGTGCTGACTGTTGATGAGTGTTTTGATGAAATTATAAGAATTTTGGGAGAAACAAAAAGATGA
- a CDS encoding energy-coupling factor transporter ATPase: MIKAENVNYIYQQGMPFERQALYDVNIEIEDGSLVALIGHTGSGKSTLIQHFNALVKPTSGKIIINGIDVTAPKADLRLVRKTVGLVFQYPEHQLFEETVYKDIAFGPKNMGFSDEKIDKRVRESAALVGLKEKHLTRSPFDLSGGQKRRVAIAGVLAMNPKVLILDEPTAGLDPKGRDEILATIKKLHEENKEMIIIFVSHSMEDVAKTAERVIVMNDGHVEMQGTVAEVFAQAEHLQKIGLNVPQVTLLTDKLRLAGYDLPEHIYTVKYAADAIKKLIGGGGNV, from the coding sequence ATGATAAAAGCAGAAAACGTTAATTATATATATCAGCAGGGAATGCCTTTTGAACGTCAAGCACTTTATGATGTGAATATTGAAATTGAGGACGGTTCGCTTGTTGCACTTATCGGTCATACAGGCAGCGGAAAATCAACGCTTATTCAGCACTTCAACGCACTTGTAAAACCGACTTCGGGCAAAATTATTATTAACGGTATTGACGTTACCGCTCCGAAAGCCGATTTAAGACTTGTCAGAAAAACAGTCGGACTTGTGTTTCAATATCCCGAACATCAGCTTTTTGAAGAAACTGTATATAAAGATATTGCATTCGGTCCTAAAAATATGGGATTCAGTGATGAAAAAATTGATAAAAGAGTAAGAGAAAGTGCCGCACTTGTCGGACTTAAAGAAAAGCATTTAACGCGTTCGCCGTTCGACTTGTCGGGCGGTCAAAAAAGAAGGGTTGCAATAGCCGGTGTGCTTGCAATGAATCCGAAAGTGCTTATACTGGACGAGCCGACCGCGGGACTTGATCCGAAAGGCAGAGATGAAATACTTGCAACGATAAAAAAACTTCACGAAGAAAACAAAGAAATGATAATTATATTCGTTTCACATTCAATGGAGGACGTTGCAAAAACCGCCGAACGTGTAATCGTTATGAATGACGGACACGTTGAAATGCAGGGAACGGTTGCGGAGGTGTTCGCACAAGCGGAGCATTTGCAGAAAATCGGTCTTAATGTACCGCAAGTAACATTGCTTACCGATAAACTGCGACTTGCCGGTTATGATTTGCCCGAGCATATTTATACGGTAAAATATGCCGCGGACGCAATTAAAAAATTAATCGGAGGTGGCGGCAATGTTTAA
- a CDS encoding energy-coupling factor transporter transmembrane component T family protein: MFKDIIIGQYVPGNSPLHKMNPPVKIIMTILYIVLLFILKNPISYVVFTIYTITLILISGVPFKMILKGLKPMLWIFIFTAVLNVFMTPGDTVWALKIFKFTLKITKEGIESGSLMVIRLLYLVMGTSLLTLTTSPLQLTDGIEKLLKPFNKIKVPSHEIAMMMTIAIRFIPTLAEETDKIMKAQMARGADFETGNIIRRAKAMIPLLVPLFVNAFRRADELATAMEARCYNGGNNRTKMKETHMTKVDLGASIVFVLAAALIMAVEFLIEI; the protein is encoded by the coding sequence ATGTTTAAAGATATAATAATAGGACAGTACGTTCCGGGTAATTCACCGCTCCATAAAATGAATCCGCCCGTAAAAATAATAATGACGATACTTTACATAGTATTGTTGTTCATTTTAAAAAATCCGATTTCATATGTCGTATTTACGATTTATACAATAACATTAATTCTTATAAGCGGTGTACCTTTTAAAATGATATTAAAAGGCTTAAAGCCAATGCTTTGGATATTTATTTTTACGGCGGTACTTAATGTGTTTATGACGCCGGGTGATACGGTATGGGCACTGAAGATATTTAAGTTTACTTTAAAGATTACAAAAGAGGGTATCGAATCCGGTTCACTTATGGTTATAAGGCTTTTGTATCTTGTAATGGGAACGTCACTTCTTACGCTTACAACGTCACCTTTACAGCTTACGGATGGAATAGAAAAACTGTTAAAACCTTTCAATAAAATAAAAGTTCCGTCACACGAAATTGCAATGATGATGACTATTGCAATAAGATTTATTCCGACGCTTGCCGAAGAAACGGACAAGATTATGAAAGCACAAATGGCAAGAGGTGCGGACTTTGAAACAGGGAATATAATAAGACGTGCAAAGGCTATGATACCACTTTTGGTACCGCTTTTTGTAAATGCGTTCAGACGTGCCGACGAGCTTGCAACGGCTATGGAGGCAAGGTGCTACAACGGCGGCAATAACCGTACAAAAATGAAAGAAACGCATATGACTAAAGTCGATTTGGGAGCAAGTATCGTATTTGTTTTGGCGGCTGCTCTTATTATGGCGGTAGAATTTTTAATTGAAATTTAG
- the truA gene encoding tRNA pseudouridine(38-40) synthase TruA, whose translation MRNIKLKIQYDGTDYHGWQIQKNDITVQEIVKKAVQKIVNEDVHLTGCGRTDTGVHAENYVCNFFTNSRIPSEKLPYALNTYLPNDIVCFEAEDTDENFHSNSSAVKKRYVYKILNREFPDAVMNRYSWHYKYPLDIEKMRIAAKAFIGEHDFIGFASSGFSVKTTVREIYLLDVDKNGDIITIDVVGNGFLYNMVRIIAGTLVFVGGGKINPNDMTDIINSKDRERAGITAPPQGLCLKEVYY comes from the coding sequence ATGAGAAATATTAAACTGAAAATTCAATATGACGGTACTGATTATCACGGCTGGCAAATACAGAAAAATGACATAACAGTACAGGAAATTGTAAAAAAAGCCGTTCAGAAAATTGTGAATGAAGATGTACATTTGACAGGCTGCGGACGAACAGATACAGGTGTTCACGCCGAAAACTATGTATGCAACTTTTTCACAAATTCAAGAATACCGTCTGAAAAACTGCCGTATGCGTTAAACACATATTTACCGAATGACATTGTTTGTTTTGAGGCGGAAGATACTGACGAAAATTTTCATTCAAACAGTAGTGCGGTGAAAAAGAGATATGTTTATAAAATTTTAAACCGTGAATTTCCCGATGCGGTTATGAACAGATATTCGTGGCATTATAAATATCCTTTGGATATAGAAAAAATGCGGATTGCCGCAAAGGCATTTATCGGTGAACATGATTTTATAGGTTTTGCATCAAGCGGATTTTCGGTTAAAACAACTGTAAGAGAAATTTATTTGCTTGATGTTGATAAAAACGGGGATATAATAACGATTGATGTTGTCGGAAACGGATTTCTTTACAATATGGTAAGAATTATTGCGGGAACGCTTGTTTTTGTCGGCGGCGGAAAGATTAATCCGAACGATATGACAGACATAATAAATTCAAAAGACAGAGAAAGAGCAGGTATAACCGCTCCGCCGCAAGGCCTTTGTCTGAAGGAGGTGTATTACTGA
- a CDS encoding DUF5711 family protein, with product MKNDDEINESSISDLIHYAEDEKRNTFDDEPETDDELDDEITETDDETVSDKEEPVSEEVSEENKKTEEEPVSEEADEEPEDELALEEADEENNSEEEKTLSNNVNYDDDTDYPDYETDVGFFDDLKIGDHKGIIIGVIIGIIVVIAFIMIDTGIIGNYKNNFSNNISKVFKTSKTDKNQLPDPTQKPDEQYNTEIKSNEIVSFEGANETEFVPYKNGVVCAKMNHMSYIDGTGTVVWEIDTAIVDPILKVDGNYILIAEKGRNKICLYIDNKLQYDVDDPDTVMSAELSSNGDVVVVTDKSSYRGGISVYNKSGEQIFSWASGSDAVICADISAASRSVAVALLNSDVTAKTTVQLFNVNETESYAKIEMPDTVVYELQFVGDKVNAFGDNRVTGISSSGKIVYDNDFSNVQLTHSAIDSNGNKLLAFDDGNIPMLNLYSKNGFLKNSTTLIGVTDFIDINKKYILYNIGRDIYFGKTNSKVMSKYTAAMDIKNLIIVSDTTFVVIYSNSLEVVTV from the coding sequence ATGAAAAACGATGACGAAATAAATGAAAGTTCAATAAGTGACCTCATACATTATGCGGAGGACGAAAAACGTAATACATTTGATGATGAACCCGAAACAGATGATGAATTGGATGATGAAATAACGGAAACAGACGATGAAACTGTATCGGATAAGGAAGAACCTGTTTCGGAAGAAGTAAGTGAGGAAAACAAAAAAACCGAAGAAGAACCTGTTTCGGAAGAAGCAGATGAAGAACCGGAAGACGAGCTTGCTTTAGAAGAAGCAGATGAAGAAAATAATTCCGAAGAAGAAAAAACTTTAAGCAATAATGTAAATTACGATGATGATACAGATTATCCCGATTATGAAACGGATGTCGGATTTTTTGACGATTTAAAAATCGGAGACCACAAAGGTATAATCATAGGTGTGATAATAGGTATAATTGTTGTAATCGCTTTTATAATGATAGATACAGGAATAATCGGAAATTACAAAAATAATTTTTCAAACAATATATCTAAAGTATTTAAAACGAGTAAAACAGACAAAAATCAATTACCCGACCCAACACAAAAACCTGATGAACAATACAATACAGAAATAAAGTCAAATGAAATTGTTTCTTTTGAGGGTGCGAATGAAACTGAATTTGTACCGTACAAAAACGGTGTTGTATGTGCGAAAATGAATCATATGTCGTATATTGATGGAACGGGAACTGTCGTGTGGGAAATAGATACGGCGATAGTTGATCCGATATTAAAGGTAGACGGAAATTATATTTTAATTGCCGAAAAAGGCAGAAATAAAATTTGTTTGTACATTGACAATAAACTTCAATATGACGTAGACGATCCCGATACTGTTATGTCGGCAGAACTTTCTTCAAACGGTGATGTAGTGGTTGTTACGGATAAATCGTCATACAGAGGCGGTATATCTGTATATAATAAATCAGGCGAACAAATATTCTCGTGGGCGTCGGGAAGTGACGCGGTTATATGTGCCGATATTTCGGCGGCGTCGAGAAGTGTCGCAGTGGCACTTTTAAATTCCGATGTAACCGCAAAAACAACAGTACAGCTTTTTAACGTAAATGAAACAGAAAGCTATGCAAAAATCGAAATGCCCGATACCGTTGTATATGAACTTCAGTTCGTGGGTGATAAGGTTAATGCGTTTGGCGACAACAGGGTTACGGGAATTTCATCAAGCGGAAAGATTGTTTATGACAACGATTTTTCAAATGTACAGCTTACACATTCGGCAATAGACTCAAACGGCAATAAACTGTTGGCATTTGACGACGGTAATATACCTATGCTGAATTTGTACAGCAAAAACGGTTTTTTAAAGAACAGTACAACCCTTATAGGCGTTACTGACTTTATAGACATAAATAAAAAATATATACTTTATAACATAGGCAGAGATATTTACTTTGGAAAAACAAATTCAAAAGTAATGTCAAAATATACTGCCGCAATGGATATAAAAAATCTGATTATAGTATCGGATACAACCTTTGTGGTGATTTATTCAAACAGCCTTGAAGTTGTAACCGTATAA
- a CDS encoding CvpA family protein — MNITLDIILLAVLVISFVIGYKKGFVKSVWKIVALVVTIVLVLALKTPTVNFLAGSALANNISTKIAENVNIPQGGGVDIAETLNLPEFIQSDMTNQIDSTNNAVNSINEKTVMWLTNLCLTVIACVALFIIIRLILMAVYMIINGITEAPIIKGVNKFMGGIFATINIIFIIFLLLALVSMFAPAESNLYEMIDKTYAVKYLYNYNILLQLFMKI, encoded by the coding sequence ATGAATATAACTCTTGATATTATTTTATTGGCAGTGCTTGTCATATCGTTTGTTATCGGTTATAAAAAGGGATTTGTAAAATCGGTTTGGAAAATAGTCGCATTGGTTGTAACAATAGTGCTTGTTCTTGCACTTAAAACGCCTACGGTAAACTTTCTTGCAGGTTCGGCTTTGGCAAATAACATAAGCACAAAGATTGCGGAAAATGTCAATATTCCGCAGGGCGGAGGTGTTGATATTGCCGAAACACTGAATTTGCCGGAGTTTATTCAAAGTGATATGACAAATCAAATTGACAGCACCAACAATGCGGTTAATTCGATAAACGAAAAAACCGTAATGTGGCTTACAAATCTTTGCTTGACGGTTATCGCCTGCGTGGCACTGTTTATCATAATACGTCTTATACTTATGGCGGTGTATATGATAATAAACGGTATTACGGAAGCGCCGATTATAAAAGGTGTAAATAAATTTATGGGTGGAATTTTTGCAACGATAAATATAATTTTTATTATATTTTTGTTGCTTGCACTTGTATCAATGTTTGCACCGGCAGAGAGCAATCTGTATGAAATGATTGACAAAACATATGCAGTAAAATATTTATATAATTATAATATATTACTTCAACTATTTATGAAAATCTAA